Proteins encoded by one window of Sorex araneus isolate mSorAra2 chromosome 3, mSorAra2.pri, whole genome shotgun sequence:
- the TBC1D21 gene encoding TBC1 domain family member 21 isoform X1 translates to MTTLSPENSLSARQSASFILVKRKPAIDKTEWNSYFDENGQLVKTRDFICINILERGLHPCVRTEAWKFLTGYYSWHSSQDERLSVDSTRRKNYEALCQMYERIQPLLENLHRNFIETRNNIAFDIQKLYDKDPLGNVLIDKKKLEKILLLSYVCNTQAEYQQGFHEMVMLFQLMVEHDHEAFWLFQFFLQKTEHSCVINIGVGKNLDMLNSLIALLDPVFAEHLKGKGAGAVQSLFPWFCLCFQHAFKSFDDVWRLWEVLLSGKPCRNLQVLVAYSLLQMVRGQVLRESMAGDDILLACNRLIDLDADELISSACLVYAELIQKDLPQPLQDFFL, encoded by the exons GTGAAGAGAAAGCCGGCCATTGACAAGACGGAATGGAACAGCTACTTTGATGAGAACGGGCAGTTGGTCAAGACCCGAGACTTCATCTGCATCAACATCCTGGAAAGG ggcctgcaCCCCTGTGTGAGGACCGAAGCCTGGAAGTTCCTCACTGGCTACTACTCATGGCACAGCTCCCAGGACGAACGCCTCTCAGTGGACAGTACCCGGAG GAAGAACTACGAGGCCCTCTGCCAGATGTACGAGAGGATCCAGCCGCTGCTCGAGAACCTGCACCGCAACTTCATCGAGACTCGGAACAACATCG CATTTGATATCCAGAAACTCTATGACAAAGACCCGCTGGGCAACGTCCTTATCGACAAGAAGAAGCTGGAGAAGATCCTCCTGCTGAGTTACGTCTGCAACACCCAGGCAG AGTACCAGCAGGGCTTCCACGAGATGGTGATGCTTTTCCAGCTGATGGTGGAGCACGACCACGAGGCCTTTTGGCTTTTCCAGTTCTTCCTGCAGAAAACA GAGCACAGCTGTGTCATCAACATCGGGGTGGGCAAGAACCTCGACATGCTCAACAGCCTCATCGCCCTGCTGGACCCCGTGTTTGCTGAGCACCTGA AAGGGAAGGGCGCGGGCGCCGTGCAGTCGCTCTTCCCCTGGTTCTGCCTCTGCTTCCAGCACGCCTTCAAGTCCTTCGACGACGTCTGGAGACTCTGGGAG GTGCTGCTGAGCGGGAAGCCGTGCCGGAACCTGCAGGTGCTGGTGGCCTACAGCCTGCTGCAGATGGTGCGGGGGCAGGTGCTGCGGGAGAGCATGGCGGGGGACGACATCCTGCTG GCCTGCAATCGCCTCATTGACCTTGACGCTGACGAGCTGATCTCCTCGGCCTGCCTGGTTTATGCTGAGCTCATCCAGAAGGAT CTTCCTCAGCCCTTACAGGATTTCTTCCTCTGA
- the TBC1D21 gene encoding TBC1 domain family member 21 isoform X2 has protein sequence MTTLSPENSLSARQSASFILGLHPCVRTEAWKFLTGYYSWHSSQDERLSVDSTRRKNYEALCQMYERIQPLLENLHRNFIETRNNIAFDIQKLYDKDPLGNVLIDKKKLEKILLLSYVCNTQAEYQQGFHEMVMLFQLMVEHDHEAFWLFQFFLQKTEHSCVINIGVGKNLDMLNSLIALLDPVFAEHLKGKGAGAVQSLFPWFCLCFQHAFKSFDDVWRLWEVLLSGKPCRNLQVLVAYSLLQMVRGQVLRESMAGDDILLACNRLIDLDADELISSACLVYAELIQKDLPQPLQDFFL, from the exons ggcctgcaCCCCTGTGTGAGGACCGAAGCCTGGAAGTTCCTCACTGGCTACTACTCATGGCACAGCTCCCAGGACGAACGCCTCTCAGTGGACAGTACCCGGAG GAAGAACTACGAGGCCCTCTGCCAGATGTACGAGAGGATCCAGCCGCTGCTCGAGAACCTGCACCGCAACTTCATCGAGACTCGGAACAACATCG CATTTGATATCCAGAAACTCTATGACAAAGACCCGCTGGGCAACGTCCTTATCGACAAGAAGAAGCTGGAGAAGATCCTCCTGCTGAGTTACGTCTGCAACACCCAGGCAG AGTACCAGCAGGGCTTCCACGAGATGGTGATGCTTTTCCAGCTGATGGTGGAGCACGACCACGAGGCCTTTTGGCTTTTCCAGTTCTTCCTGCAGAAAACA GAGCACAGCTGTGTCATCAACATCGGGGTGGGCAAGAACCTCGACATGCTCAACAGCCTCATCGCCCTGCTGGACCCCGTGTTTGCTGAGCACCTGA AAGGGAAGGGCGCGGGCGCCGTGCAGTCGCTCTTCCCCTGGTTCTGCCTCTGCTTCCAGCACGCCTTCAAGTCCTTCGACGACGTCTGGAGACTCTGGGAG GTGCTGCTGAGCGGGAAGCCGTGCCGGAACCTGCAGGTGCTGGTGGCCTACAGCCTGCTGCAGATGGTGCGGGGGCAGGTGCTGCGGGAGAGCATGGCGGGGGACGACATCCTGCTG GCCTGCAATCGCCTCATTGACCTTGACGCTGACGAGCTGATCTCCTCGGCCTGCCTGGTTTATGCTGAGCTCATCCAGAAGGAT CTTCCTCAGCCCTTACAGGATTTCTTCCTCTGA